In Miscanthus floridulus cultivar M001 chromosome 19, ASM1932011v1, whole genome shotgun sequence, the DNA window ttaatcatgtcgatcatagccttaatggctcatatgttgattctagttaattaatgagtgttatgcgttatatcctataaacacatgcagcaatcactggatattgatggacatcgatctggtgaaaagtcacttgataatctatgactcgatgagaaaaccacaacaagactaccaagatatgatagatattatccagaggtaatttcgggatctctagcaactatatatacacacaaacatgatgattaactatatctgatgacgtggcaaattttttattgggcagtgtttggaaaacctttattgagaagcaacacatggaaaaatgcaaagcgccactgaatgtaatcccattgaaagtaagtcccctgaatcgcatcatctttattaattaaacatatagctttcaccggatcaccagattggatgacaaatctttttctcgtaaagtggtgtctgaggcaggaacaggggaacaactactgtggttactatgtttgcaagtttatcaaggtgctctcccaaagaactcctacagagagactcaaagtacgttaaaaatacactatatattcatttaattattattattgattgtgttactatgtctttatatatatatatatgtacatatattaatttattttcctttaattcaaacctgtagactcgatggttggaggaaaaggtcatacggcaagaccaaatcaaagcaattcaagagtctatagccggattttttaatgagcaggtcatcgattccaagggcgagttctacttcgacccaacactgccattgaagccaagctagaggatgagaagaaacttgttatgtcacaacaactataatgcaatcttttgtaatatatgcacatgaaataatataatgtaaaatacacatatgcatgcatgcatgtaaatatatatatgatgcatgcatatatatatatatatatatatatatatatatatatatatatatatatatatatatatatatatatttctatgcttgaattgtgtgatttaatacgttcattgtgcttgaaccgaaacatactatatgcgcgtataaatgtataattagcagcgtacaatacgacttcgaaaacctattttgaaaagaaaacaaaaaaatgaaaagaaaacaaaaaagaaaaaaacctttagtcccggttcgtattaccaaccgggactaaaggtgccggccatcgtggcatgtcaggaggcacctttagtcccggttggtgttacccaccgggactaaaagtcctcctttagtcccggttcctgacccgggactaaaggaccccccctttagtcccggatgcttgctcccgggtggggaaccgggactagagggggttccccaccgggagtaaagctcggttctctaccagtgtttgTTAAATTCATAGGAGATTTGCACATGCACCATGTTGCTAGGCAATAAGTATTCACAACACTTTGGTTCTCACTTTGGTGTAAAAGGCTAGGTGAGCTCCTTCCTCGGCGATGCTTGACCGTGGTTCGATGTTGTGGGGAGAAAGAGAGGGGAAGATGATAGGGATGGCGCTTTGTTGGATAGCGAGCGGGCGTGGCCGTCGTGGCCACTTTTATTATTGCTCAAAAGATTATGCTTGAACATGCAAGGCATCTGTAGGTAGTATGTGCTGCTGTTGACCATTTTAGCTACTTTACGTGCTAGCTCATGGTTGAAGCACATGTTAAACAACCTTCCCCAAAGGTTGCTGAAGCAAATCCACTGCTACCTCAGGCTGACAGATAATCCAAGGTTTATGCTGTGTGTTATACGACAAtgtgcaaagttagatcacaagGCACATGCCTGAGGAGAAGCCGTTGGCTTCTTGAGGCAGCCGTGTATGcgttttgagagagagagagagaggtcctGATATTTCTAGTAGTATATATTTCCTTTTTCATTTCTGGTGGATGATCCATTATTAAAGAGTCGAATTGCACTGACACAACTCAAGAATGATGCTAACGGAGGAAGGAGCACGACAAAGTTGGTGCATATCCAAGATTGCGCCTTTTTGGCGTCCTTTTGAGGCTCCACATCGACAGAAGTCGTGGAATAGGGGCATCTAACGGTGCTGCCTGGACGAAGAGCTAGTGGTGGAGACCGACCGGGGGTAGGAAAGACGAGGTGGTGACCTGCACTCCTACGGTTAAGTTGTTGCTGTGTGAGTAGTGCTTTAAAAAATATGCTAGGCAGGACCCACTACTTAACAGGTGCAGTTACCAAACTATCCTTTATTTTAGGAAAAAGTTCTAAAAAATTTTGGTATCGGCCCCACGTATTTTTGTACCGCCTTAAAAGTGTAGTTTTTGGGCTTTTGACTCAAAAGGTGGCTTTGTCTTTTGGCTTCTAGTTGTTGGTTGTTGCTATTGGCTTCTTAGCACACCAAAGCCCAGAAAATAGCTCCTCTCAGTGTGCTATTTCGTCGTAAGCGAGCTTTCTAACTTTTTCTCACAAGCCAGTTCAACAGTTGTGTTGTTTGTTTCAGCTTCTGGCTAGCAGAAGCCAATAAAAAGCCGAAACAAGCAGACCCTTAGAGCAAGAACAGCTGCTTGTTGGTGGAGAACAGGAGCAGCAGGCTTCTTTCTCGTGCGACAACCTCCGATCCTTTCAGATAATGGAAGTCCATTCCTCCCCAGAATGCTGAAAGGCTCAATGTTCAACCTGTGGACCTAGGTGGGGCTCCGTCATCCCGCACCTTTGCATGTCCCAATGTCTTCCATGCCAAACTGTGTAGACGAAGGCAGCTGCTGTATCTTAATTTCGTGATTTTGATGTAATGGATCAACGCTGTCTGAAACTGCATCTTCATCAAGTAGTAGTTTGCTGGGATTCATGGGTTACAAGATCAGAGGTGATGAGAACATCGGTTCCATTGAGAGACATCCTCCAATCCAAATATGTACTCTTATAATGGGGTTCGGGGAGGAGAAATATATGATGAGTGCATTGCCCCTGGAGAATTGCATGAGTGCTGCACGCACCAACTCTACATGTGGTACCTACTGGTGCAGATAATGCAGAATAAATGAAGATAATGCAGAGTCGGTTCTTAATACATAAATCGTAATAGAGTACTGGAGAGCAAATTTGAAGTACGTGTCTCTGTTTTGAGAAGTACGTACTCCAGCAGGTAGTGCCATTGATTCCACTACTAGGGCTTCGTTTTGATTCAGATCGCCAATGTGCAGGtccatcatatcatccatgttatCGTCAATCCGCTTCCTCGTCGTCATGCAAGGGCAAGCACACATCACCAAACTGTTCTTTTATGAAGGACAAAGGAGACATCATGATCAGTGACACGGAATTGAGGTACCTCTCTAATGTGAAATTAGAGATGTGCGTACACAGGATGCATCTTTGTTGAACTATCACCTATAGCCAATGGACAAAAAACATATGTGATGACACGTTATCTAATTAATATACATTGCAATAAGATGCGTCTCTGATAACAAGGGAAGTTTTCATATAAAAACCTATACCCCAAAAATTTGTTAGGGCCGGTCAATTGAGAGTCAAGAGTCTAATCAAGACCCAGTTGCCCCCTCCCCCTAAGCCCCATCCCCTCTCATCaatcccctctccctctcttgtcCTCATTTAGTCCTCCACACTGCCATTGCGCATTGTCTATTCTTTGGCAGAGAGCTTTAAAAGCACAAAAGCTTTAAAAGAGAGAAACTGTCTTCCTTCCAAATGAATAATTAAACAAATGACCAAAGCAGTCTGGGAGACAGAATCGCGGGACATGGAATCACATCCAGTCCTTGTTTAGAtgacctccaaattccaagttttttcactctctctctatcacatcaatttttggacgcatacatggagcattaaatgtaggtaaaaaaaaaaataactaactgcacagtttggttgtaaatcacgagacgaatcttttgagcctagttagtccatgatcggaaaaagtttgtcaaatacaaacaaaacgtactacagtatccagattgcaaaaatttgcaaactaaacaaggccccaaACAGGAtcgcaaaaaagaagaagaaataacATCCGAACGAAGACACTGTATAACATCATATTGCCAAGACTAATCCAGCCAAGGCAGCCAGGCAGGTATATCCGTATATACTCACGCCAATTCAAATAGATATATGGCATAGAGAAGACACGTCTCAAGTCTCCTTGTCTGACTAGCTAGCTGGTGACAGTTCTGAGTGAAGCTGCTCAACGAAGATGTGCTGGAACCCAGCATCCTTGATGTAGGTCTCGGGTGGGTGTGGTTAATTGCGCAGTCACATGTCCCTGTGCTTCCCATACCGAGCCAATCACTACACCAGCGAAGTAACAACCGTGCATGATCCATATATATATTATTGTCCTGATCAGGAATCACATTTACATAGGTCGACAGGCCTAGCTTTTGCTGGGTTTAATTGGATTTGTCCAATTTATTCAGCAATTAAATCAAAAGAAATTCCAAGATTAAAGTTAATGCCATGTGTAATTTGTTGGGTGCCTTATACAGTGTAACTACGGTTTGATGAGTTTTAGGTGCATAATGACCATTATGTGATAGTGGTTCATGATGTATGTCTTAGTGGTTTCTGTTACTAATAACTGACAATTGATTTGTCAGTTTCATGAGCTACTAGTAAACGGATTCTGCCATGATAGACATTACCTTTTCATGCGCTCATCTCTTCACTTTCGTCTTCCTTTGTTGTTGTATAAAAGGGGCACTCCTTCTCTTGTTCGCGAGAGTTGATAACACATAGCCAGAACACCATCACACTGCTGTTGTGTTGTTATCTGCCATCCCTGTCCCGGTTCCTACGCGCACGGGAATAGGGAGAGCAGGCCTCCGAAACCGGCGCCGTTCGTGAGTTCATCTGCTCAGGTGAAGATCGGCAATGAGATTTTTGGGGAGCGACTACGTAACTGCTCGATCGTACAACAACCTCATCTTCTTCTCGACGTTCGTGGCGACAACAGGAGATCAACACTGCAACCTCTCTGCACTACATCGAGCGGGACAACTACTCCAACAAACGCTATGTCGACTAGCGCAACCGGCTCTGGTACCACGGGAGATGTTGTAGTTCATCCCCTATTTTTCAGTGATTAAAATCATAATGATTAGTATTGTCTATATGTTCTTAGATCACACGTGCATATGTCTGATGTCACAAACTTGGCATTATTATTAAATGGATTAAATTGCTACCGAAATTGACTAaatatctaacaatccaaaaacctgatAGGCATTTTTTGGTAGTCGGCTTTGCGGGTACGTTGAAACCAAATATTTTTTAGGGCACACATTACAAGAAGTGGCATCAAAATGCATATTGTGGTCGACTGCTATGCATTGCTATTTTGTTGCCGAACCTAGATCAGCTGGACCGtatactcctgaggaggagcgtgCGATTCAAGATGCTGATACTACGTTAAAGGGGCAATAATCAGCATGCTAGCGGACTCCATAGTAGATGCATATATGACTCTGCAAACTGGTAAAGAGACGTGGGATGCATTTGAGACCAAATATGGAGtgtctgatgctggtagtgagttgtATGCCATGGAGCAGTTTCATGACTATAGGATGGTTGATGATCGTTCTGTGGTTGAACAAGCTCATAAGATACAAACACTGACAAAAGAACTCAAGAATTTTTGTACTATGCTGTCGGACAAGTTTATGGCAGGCTGcattattgctaagctgccacAGGTTTGGACAGACTTTGCTACTTCTCTGAAACATAAAAGACAGGAGTTTGGCATTGTCGACCTCATTGGATTTTTAGATGTTGAAGAGAAGGCGAGAGCTAAGGATGTCCGCGGCAAGAAAATTGTTGAGGGAAGTTCTAGTGCCCATGTGGTGTAGAAAAATCCTCAAAATTCTCACAAGAAGAAATTCAACaaagaactcaaacaaaagaTCACTACTCcttttaagaagaaaaagaacacggaGAAAGGCAATTGCTACACCTGCCGCAAGCCTTGTCATTATGCTAAGGATTGCGAGGAGAGCAAATGGAGGTCTAAGAAAAAATCTGCAACCATGATTGAGGCTGGTGAAGGAACATTGAGGTATGGTAATTTATTACCTATAATTCTTCCGGTATGTGGTTCACCTGATTAGTGGGTTGACATAGGCGtcaatattcatgtgtgtgctggcATTTCCTTGTTTTCTTCTTATTAGGTCGAGTGGACTTCCTCCTTGTTGACGGGGAATGGAGCGAGTGCTGCTGttcatggtgttggtacggtTGATCTAAAGTTTACTTTAGAAAAGACCGTGCAGCTAAAGAACGTGCAATATGTTTCGTCAATAAGAAAGAATTTAATTAGTGGTTCATTGCTATGTCAAAATGGCTataaacttgtgtttgagtctAATAAGTTCATACTTTCGAAGTATGGAACCTTTATGGATaaaggctatgagagcggaggcttgttTCACTTGTCTTTAACTGATGCATGTTTTAATTCTGTGAACCATGTGGGCCATGATAATGAGACAAATGTTTGGCATTCACGTCTTTGTCATATAAATTTTGGTTGTATGACTCGCTTAGCTGGTATGAATTTAATtctaaaatttgatatggtcaaAGGTTCTAAATGCCATGTATGCGTGCAATTGAAACAACCTTGCAAGCCTCATAAGGCTAGTGTGGCAAGAGACTAGGCACAATTAGAACTATTTCATTCCGATTTGTGCGAAATGAATGGTGAGTTGACCAAATGTGGCAAAAGATATTTCATgatatttatagatgattgcactagattttgctacatgTATCTGTtaaaatcaaaagatgaagcattgAATTATTTAAAGATCTATAAAGCTGAGTTAAAAaaccaacttgagaagaaaattaaACGGTTGCAGTCTGATTACGGGGGAGAAtatttttaaatgaatttttTGAGTTTTGCACGGAGCATGGTATTATttgttgtaacatggctttggcggGTGGCGAAAGCCCCTGGCagcggggtgtcgccaaggcgtcttcgagcgTCTTGGGGCGGAGACCGAGCGCTGACTAGGAAATTTCCCGACCATGCTCGAGGGGTCATCGCGGACTCCGCCAAGGCCAGGCACGCATCccgccgaccgctcaggcgggTGTCTCTGGTATTACGGGCGGAGGTagccttatctctaaactaatcaaacaaacgatcttgcctaagtgtgcgcaAGTACTCAAGCGCGGGCGCTCGCGGTCCGCGCAAGCGCACCAGCATGGCCCCTGTGCGGCCGGGCagagacctacggatgatgtctccgcccaGACCGGTGGGGACcctccaaggcgacggcgcgcccctgaGGGTGGAGGCCTGTGGCCGAGCGGAGACCTGCTGGTGATGCCTCTACCCGGACCGGTGGGGACTCTccaaggcaacggcgcgcccctgaacgcggaggccggcggcgagaaccatggcccccgcgcggccagGCGGAGACCCGTAGAGAACGTCTCCGACCGTCCGGCGGAGATCGGCCGAGGGAGCGGCGCGCCGTGGGAGATGAAGGCCAGCACCggggacccaggcctttgggccgaagacaaAGCTACAGTGAGCCGACAGCTCATGGAAGCCCATTACTTGGAAACGGTGTGGCAGGACTGCCCcgcgaacaagaggctagcggcagaatattccaggaatgtactgtagcaattgaggggcattgtaataaattctgttatgtgATAGtcgagtcctataaataggggacacttgtaaccatgGAGGTTGGTTGGTGGACGAGTTAATGAAACCATAGTTTTCCGCATCATTCCCTTACTCACCACTGTCCCCCCTATCGTTCGTATCCCAAGCCTCCGCCCGAGGCCGATCATCAGACGGACGGAGGCCTCGGTCTCCACCACGCTGGTTGAAACCactagtttcaacattggcgcccaccatggttaagccaaggcaaaccaacgatggcagggaaaagaaagaccaccaccagagcagcagcgaccacaggtcagcgaggaaggcctaggcgcaacattcgtagcgcctacgcaacctcgccaatggaggatgacaccagagcagacgcccagggtcaaccaccggaaccccaagaccaagagattcaagatccggaggcccaaccaaactcagcaaCAGCACCCAAGCAAGAACTGCaatagctgcaagcacagttgcaaagagcgcaacaagagagggacagaatggcagcagcattcgcagctaatcagcaagctattcaagcgtcagcacaagcagcagaaataaggcagcagttggcaatcctacatgctgagatgctaagtatgcaacATGCAGTACCAGCaacaacctccgcaatcccagcctcTGCAGAAACACCAACTGCAGCCATGCTTCAAGGTTCTACGCTAGTGATCAGCCAGCCGACAATGCCATCTCAGGTAATGCGGAGGCCTAttgatcccaagtccccactatctgaaggcatacaatagtcgccatggccaacatcgtacaagccaatcacactacccaagttcaatggaaagactgacccccatcagttcattatgagttacgaggcagcagtagcctccaccGGTGGAGACGatgccgtcttggcaaagtcatttgtcattgcagccgaaggcgacgcgctggcttggtattctatgctcaaaccaagcacagtctattcttgggagaaccttcgggacaagatattggcaaacttcaaagtGCTAACAGCACAGTCACTGACTTCCACAGATCTATttcagtgcaagcaaatgcagggagaaacactacatgactacttccagaaattcatgcaactaaaggcggaggcaccagatgtcccagacgagatcgccattgaagcagcgatcaaaggcctccgaattgGGCCGTTCGCAGCACACTTAGCAAGAGAGAAACCAACCTCCATTCAGCAGTTGTATGACAAGTTTGAGAAGTActacagatcagacaatgacctacgcaagaggctggaggagcaaggtcaaaatagacaacaaaacagcagcaaaaattcCCAGAAAACCTATATAAACCAGAATCTATCAAATCAGaagccaggccaggggcaagtgcttaGTATCGAGGGTCAACCCCAACACGAGCAAGGGCAACAGCCAGCGCCAACATGGCTGGAGACCCAGAtaaggaaccaaggtcggcaaggttaccaaggcaaaaactagaacagaaaccaaagccagaaacaaCGCAAGCCATATTGCATCTTTCACGGCGAAAACATAGGGCAcaacaccaaagattgtccggagataaaagaaacacaagaaaggatgaagaacaagcagactgcccaacctctgacacagcagagcgcaagagaggtcaacaccacatacacaactggccaccagcagtactgcccaatgtacccagcgctaaacgcaacccaaatacatccctccacactggcatctgcctattacccaaacttcctaccatcATGGCGGTCATCACCCTCATAGCAGCCTCCGGCGGGCAACTACAGGttggaggcaagcctgacctacataaacccaaaatctccccatataacctacctcaaaacaaacccaccggagcaaaaccgaataaggttcgagcctccgcagccacagcaccacatgcagcaactgactccgccaccaccacacaaccaacccacaacaccaaaaaatgagccaaacccagaaaaccaagtcaaccctcatggaccactgccaacaataggcatgatattgccaatcATCGGAGGATCATcgatggagtttcaaacgaaaaagcagaaaaaagatcacctccgcctggtaaacaatgtagcagtccaaggcctagcaaaacacacagattggtccagagtcccaatcaccttcatagaagaagatctccagctagagagctaccctcacgcagacgcaatggtgatcaagacAAACATAgaagcatgggagataagcagaatacTGGTCGACATGGGCAgctcagcagatatcatcttcgcaaatacattcgaccaaatgaagctcagtagAAATCAACTACAACCCTCTGAATCTcctttaataggattcggaggcaagcagatacaagcattaggaaaaatctcactcccagtgtcgttcggaacccaagcgaatgccagaaccgagtacataaccttcgacgtcgtcgatctatattacccatacaatgccatcttaggTAGAGGATttacaaccaaattcaacgcagcactgcatatggcctacctgtccatgaaaataccagcactccatggtattatcatagttcgaggcagccagaaagaagcaagaaacatagagaaagctatctacagagcccaaagaaacatcaatgcagtcgagtcggcgaacaaagaactagagcctccggacatgcccaaaggagaaacagatatggcaggtcaagaagagacaaagttgatccctctagaaaaagagttatcagatagaaaagtaacaatcagctcaaaattgtgcaaggcagaagaggaagagctcatcgcaaccctagtcaaaaacaaggacatcttcacctggtcagcctccgacctccagggagtcagcagggacatcatacagcacaAACTAGATATCAacgaaaacatgagaccaagaaagcaaagacagagaaaaatgtcggaggatagaatcctggcagcaaaggtgGAGGTGCAAAgactgctagatgcaaaagtgatcatggaagtcaagtattcagaatggcttgcaaacgtagtcttggtaccaaagaaaaatgacaaaatgagaatgtgcatagatttcacagatctgaataaagcttgcaagaaagaccctttcccattaccaagaatagatgcctccgtcgacaaggcagccagatgccagaggttctccctcctcgactgtttctctaggtatcaccatatctggatgaaaaaagaagacgaagacaagacaaatTTTACCACCCCATTCgggacatactgctacaccagaatgccggagggactaaagaacgccggagCAACCTTCGCTagaatgacaaaggaggttttgggatcacaactagatagaaacatcatagcctatgtcaatgacatagtggtcatgagcaagaacaaggatgatcatgtctctaacttacaggagaccttcgccaacctcaggacagctggcctccgcctcaacctagagaaatgtatattcggagttacaaaagggaagatgctcggttatatcataagcagcgaaggcatcaaagcaaacccggacaaaaccagagcaataatggcaatggcagagcccaaaaacaagaaggaagtacaaaagctaacgggaagaatagcagcgctcaacagattcatctcaaaattagcaGAAcacagcctacccttcttccaagccctgaggggcggagacaacttcgaATGGGGGCCCAAGCAGTCGAAGGCATTTCatgacttgaaagagtatctgacaaactcactgatggtctccgtcctagaatcggacagccacctattgctgtatgtggcggcctccgaccatgcagtcagcgcagttTTAGTCCAtgagctggaaaaagaatcaggcaaaactcaaaaaccagtttatttcatctcagaagcattgtccggagccaagctaaactatatagaggtagaaaaagtcacctacgcagtgctgatggcatcaagaaaactaaagcattacttccaagcccatgaaatctcagttccaacatctctgccactacaagacttgcttagaaacaaagaagcctccggcagaataggcaaatgggcaatagagctatcacagtttggaaTCTCATATATCCccagaacaacaatcaaatcacaagcattagctgattttgtagcagattggacacctccgacagagcccaagaCGCAACCAACAGCTCAAGGttggatagcattcacggatggagcctggggccaagccggagcaggagcctccactGTCCTAACGGGACCTTCCggcgtcagactgaaatacgcagcaaggctagagttcaaatcaacaaacaacatagcagaatacgaaggcctgatactagcgctgagcaaagcaaaggccctaggggcaaaaacattgatagtcaaaatagattctcaagtggtcactggccaagtagagaaagaatacacagcaagagagccagaactcatcaaatacctatccgttgttagaaatttggagcggagattaGAGGGTTTCACCctcaagcacatcccaagatcagaaaacgcagaggcagatgaattggcaaaggctacgacaaacaacctgccactgcctccaaacactttttaccagatcttgaaggcTCCGGCAACTGCAGAGACATCCAAGGCACCAaaacccatactacacctgcaaaatgaagattggagaaaggtgataacagaattcctagaaggcaaaacaaccgaagaagatgaagcaaaagcagcaagaatacaagtcagggcaagaaattacacaatcataaacggcgtactgtac includes these proteins:
- the LOC136526434 gene encoding uncharacterized protein; the protein is MSYEAAVASTGGDDAVLAKSFVIAAEGDALAWYSMLKPSTVYSWENLRDKILANFKVLTAQSLTSTDLFQCKQMQGETLHDYFQKFMQLKAEAPDVPDEIAIEAAIKGLRIGPFAAHLAREKPTSIQQLYDKFEKYYRSDNDLRKRLEEQGQNRQQNSSKNSQKTYINQNLSNQKPGQGQVLSIEGQPQHEQGQQPAPTWLETQIRNQGRQGYQGKN